In Legionella spiritensis, the following proteins share a genomic window:
- a CDS encoding oligosaccharide flippase family protein has translation MSQQQVKNNTLFRNEVYVLTTMIIGTALKFLVSMQYARILSPTLFGEFVLTLQILDFLKPFNQWGVFYALTYYVPYYLENNAMNYLRGFLIWMWRRVFTLSGVAIIIGIIMAAFGYYLFFLRPETTKQFHLFFFLIWLIPLKVCAGLLNNLLNANKNYLAATISTRIIFFLLLNLFLFTIYINLGNIAVPLVWVIAAYCLSLVLIILVQQVVLVKSFRRTIIRFKPKYNIPDWNKKSNQMFLMGSVLSAINMVDMLMLKLLGKNSYELGILAAIFAVLLPLVLVNQVIKIVISPLIAPIMDHKEYPKLQKIINNTNLYKTLVLICVAALLIVFGKTILGLFGKEYIAYYPQFLLAMLGAVIYSLFDFSQMILTYGEHVEITDKLLVAQLGCIILLDVLLIPAYQLTGAIAAIVSGEVMISVLSLYYVKKFHPIKPLSVI, from the coding sequence GTGTCGCAGCAACAGGTAAAAAACAACACGCTGTTTCGCAACGAAGTGTACGTGTTAACCACCATGATTATTGGAACGGCGCTGAAATTCCTTGTCAGTATGCAATACGCCAGAATTTTATCGCCCACGCTATTCGGTGAATTCGTTCTAACCTTGCAAATTCTCGATTTTTTGAAGCCTTTCAATCAGTGGGGCGTGTTCTACGCATTAACCTATTACGTTCCCTATTACCTTGAAAATAATGCCATGAATTATCTTCGAGGGTTCCTGATTTGGATGTGGCGAAGGGTTTTCACCCTGTCCGGTGTCGCCATCATTATTGGTATCATTATGGCGGCGTTTGGATATTACCTGTTTTTCCTAAGGCCGGAAACGACGAAACAATTCCATTTGTTTTTCTTTTTAATATGGCTCATTCCACTGAAAGTATGTGCAGGCTTGCTAAATAATTTGCTGAATGCCAATAAGAACTATTTAGCCGCTACTATCTCCACCAGAATTATCTTTTTTTTGCTGCTTAACCTGTTCCTGTTCACGATCTACATCAACCTTGGCAATATCGCAGTACCATTGGTATGGGTTATTGCCGCGTATTGTCTGTCGCTGGTGTTAATTATTCTGGTTCAGCAAGTTGTTCTGGTTAAGAGTTTCCGCCGTACAATCATCCGTTTTAAACCCAAATATAATATTCCCGACTGGAACAAGAAAAGCAATCAGATGTTTCTCATGGGTAGTGTTCTCTCCGCCATCAATATGGTAGATATGCTGATGCTGAAATTGTTAGGTAAGAATAGTTATGAACTCGGGATTCTTGCCGCAATTTTTGCGGTACTGCTGCCCCTGGTATTAGTCAATCAAGTGATCAAAATTGTCATTAGTCCTTTAATCGCGCCCATCATGGATCATAAGGAATACCCAAAACTACAAAAGATCATAAACAACACCAATTTATATAAAACCTTAGTACTGATTTGTGTGGCTGCCTTACTCATTGTATTTGGCAAGACGATTCTAGGCTTGTTTGGCAAGGAATATATCGCTTACTATCCGCAATTCCTTTTGGCTATGTTGGGTGCTGTCATTTATTCCCTGTTTGATTTTTCACAGATGATACTAACCTACGGCGAGCACGTGGAAATTACCGATAAGCTGTTAGTGGCACAGTTAGGTTGTATTATCCTATTGGATGTGTTGCTGATACCGGCTTACCAATTGACTGGCGCCATTGCGGCAATCGTGTCTGGTGAAGTTATGATCAGCGTATTGTCTTTATATTATGTCAAGAAGTTTCATCCAATCAAACCATTGTCGGTTATTTAA
- a CDS encoding cupin-like domain-containing protein — MSRRMNQEVDIVTSELIPEKFTSNVPVMIKQDMGQRPRFFDWDPGQLREKIGDKLVLVDHSHDGLFRVDPDAATYEDKMEKLPFNRFLDKISHNPATRDYLYLIHSSIPGHYPELMKEIDIPHYVDQERLRHINLWVGQAGNVSPLHFDTNNNVLCEIYGRKKIFIYPPNQMSLLYPYSCFSRAPYVSPVRATEPDLDKYPKFSQAKPVEIILHPGDILYIPPFWWHQVYNLDLTISVNFWWRLYRHQCWQRSYARIVIYRLYNRCMDFFKRSVIPEQGSN, encoded by the coding sequence ATGAGTAGGCGAATGAATCAGGAAGTGGACATTGTAACATCAGAACTTATACCTGAGAAATTTACTTCCAACGTTCCGGTCATGATAAAACAGGACATGGGGCAGAGGCCCCGGTTTTTTGATTGGGATCCCGGGCAACTCCGGGAAAAAATTGGCGACAAACTCGTCCTGGTGGATCACTCCCATGACGGCCTGTTCCGGGTTGATCCTGACGCCGCGACGTATGAAGACAAAATGGAGAAACTACCGTTCAACCGTTTTCTCGATAAAATCAGCCACAATCCAGCAACGAGGGATTATCTTTACCTGATCCATAGTTCCATTCCCGGACATTACCCCGAATTGATGAAAGAAATCGATATCCCCCACTATGTTGACCAGGAACGATTACGCCATATCAATTTGTGGGTGGGCCAGGCCGGAAACGTTTCCCCCTTGCATTTCGATACCAATAACAATGTGTTGTGTGAAATTTATGGCCGCAAAAAAATATTCATTTATCCGCCAAACCAGATGAGCTTGCTTTACCCTTACAGTTGTTTTAGCCGGGCACCCTATGTTAGTCCTGTCCGGGCTACCGAACCCGATCTTGATAAATATCCGAAATTTTCACAGGCAAAACCTGTCGAGATCATCCTGCATCCTGGAGATATCTTATATATTCCCCCTTTTTGGTGGCATCAGGTTTATAATCTGGATTTAACCATTTCGGTAAATTTCTGGTGGCGCCTTTACCGACACCAATGCTGGCAACGGAGCTATGCCAGAATTGTAATATACCGTTTGTACAATCGCTGTATGGATTTTTTTAAACGAAGCGTAATCCCTGAACAAGGGAGCAATTGA
- a CDS encoding phytanoyl-CoA dioxygenase family protein, giving the protein MMERWHQALEEFDCKGFVVIPKFFDDNAIELFTSDFQEAIQIPGESFPVVNVSRRLKPFILEKVHPVMAIMHLKTRLKTIDLLRGASYFSTGHGVHFPWHQDAKSYFLLQEAFNYLNLYIPVMKPVAEKSNLKIIPFDVLGGISDTLAQKLQGRGATAAFVQDGHTLFYDNINDKKLGKLDVNLDDLAITPALNAGDLLMMRGDILHCTQDNDTQRVALSIRLMHSQDHVVKQHIHECGWYKLRMMLKNSSLFLALMACFDECGREEISVGEVMDYLTQKGLDGFRD; this is encoded by the coding sequence ATGATGGAGCGATGGCATCAAGCGCTTGAGGAATTTGACTGCAAGGGATTTGTGGTAATACCGAAATTTTTCGACGACAATGCCATAGAGCTCTTCACGTCGGATTTTCAGGAAGCCATTCAAATACCCGGTGAATCTTTTCCTGTGGTGAATGTAAGCCGTCGTTTAAAACCGTTCATCCTGGAAAAGGTGCATCCCGTCATGGCGATAATGCACCTGAAAACACGATTAAAAACCATCGACTTACTGCGAGGGGCTTCGTATTTTTCCACCGGGCACGGTGTTCATTTTCCATGGCATCAAGATGCCAAATCGTATTTCTTGCTGCAAGAGGCTTTCAATTATCTCAATCTATATATCCCTGTTATGAAGCCCGTGGCGGAAAAATCGAATTTAAAAATTATACCCTTCGATGTGTTGGGCGGTATATCCGATACATTAGCGCAAAAATTACAGGGCAGAGGCGCTACCGCCGCATTTGTTCAAGATGGCCATACGCTGTTTTACGATAATATAAACGATAAGAAGCTGGGCAAACTTGACGTAAATCTTGATGATTTGGCCATAACCCCAGCGTTAAACGCCGGTGATCTGCTGATGATGAGAGGAGATATTTTGCATTGTACCCAGGATAATGACACACAAAGGGTTGCATTATCGATTCGCCTGATGCACTCTCAAGATCACGTAGTAAAACAGCACATTCATGAGTGTGGCTGGTATAAATTGCGTATGATGCTAAAAAATTCATCGTTATTTCTCGCATTGATGGCGTGTTTCGATGAATGCGGGCGAGAAGAGATAAGTGTGGGAGAGGTTATGGACTACTTGACACAAAAAGGTCTGGATGGTTTCCGTGATTAA
- the murD gene encoding UDP-N-acetylmuramoyl-L-alanine--D-glutamate ligase, protein MVNHVQEKLACQADEAESGVTAIIGLDGFGASCMEFLARRGAKMSGTYNLDEIKHLISPRLYADLCQSVDKIRLSWPDIEINANFFDEKLLDKADRFVLSPGISYWSPFLNKYKDKGIPIFTELDLFRRYTSAPMVAVTGTNGKSSVTDLVSTMLGVARRNIITGGNFKTLMMDLIAPEEPEMYLLELSSFQLEAVTSLPLKTAALLNISPDHMDRYPNFSAYRRAKFNIFNHCEHAVIHRDIKIDHSVIKNGANIIRFGLQNPSHDEFGIKNHKKRDYLAYGQDCLIALDDLTQNGKHHYENILAAMAIAHTIGISVEDMRHAIKSHKSLAHSCQFITCHEQISWFNDSKAVNVAACLNAIDYVRSKVSGQLVLIAGGFSRPADFTPLQSVVKQHVKHAILFGKSAVRLREALEGVTPVTIVNTLKDAVTNANKIANAGDAVLLSPACASYDMFKNYKHRGDEFVKCVTKITQQP, encoded by the coding sequence ATGGTTAACCATGTTCAAGAGAAACTTGCCTGTCAGGCGGATGAAGCCGAATCCGGAGTTACCGCGATCATTGGTTTGGATGGATTTGGCGCCAGTTGTATGGAATTTCTGGCCAGGCGCGGTGCAAAGATGTCAGGCACCTACAATCTGGATGAAATTAAACATTTGATTAGTCCCCGGTTGTATGCGGACTTATGTCAATCCGTAGACAAAATACGGCTGTCCTGGCCTGATATTGAAATAAATGCCAATTTTTTTGATGAAAAGTTGCTGGACAAGGCTGACCGATTTGTATTGAGTCCCGGGATATCTTACTGGAGCCCTTTTTTAAATAAATACAAAGACAAAGGGATCCCCATTTTTACCGAGCTGGATTTATTCAGGCGTTACACCAGCGCACCAATGGTTGCCGTTACGGGTACCAATGGCAAGAGTAGCGTCACCGATTTGGTATCGACGATGCTTGGTGTTGCCCGGAGAAATATTATTACAGGCGGTAATTTCAAAACCCTGATGATGGATTTGATAGCCCCTGAAGAACCTGAAATGTATCTTCTGGAACTATCAAGCTTCCAGTTGGAGGCCGTTACATCGTTACCATTGAAAACCGCCGCTCTTCTCAATATCAGTCCTGACCACATGGATCGCTATCCAAATTTTTCGGCTTATCGCCGTGCCAAGTTTAATATTTTTAACCATTGTGAGCATGCCGTTATTCATCGGGACATTAAGATTGATCATTCGGTTATTAAAAACGGAGCTAACATTATTCGTTTTGGTTTGCAAAATCCCAGTCACGATGAATTTGGCATCAAAAACCATAAAAAACGGGATTATCTGGCCTATGGACAGGACTGTCTTATCGCTTTGGACGATTTGACCCAAAATGGCAAACATCATTATGAAAACATACTGGCCGCAATGGCCATTGCCCATACCATCGGTATTTCCGTTGAAGACATGCGCCACGCGATCAAGAGTCATAAAAGTCTGGCACATAGCTGTCAATTCATTACCTGTCACGAGCAAATCAGCTGGTTTAATGATTCTAAAGCCGTTAATGTAGCAGCATGCCTTAATGCTATTGACTATGTGCGTTCAAAGGTCAGCGGGCAACTTGTTCTGATAGCCGGAGGGTTTTCTCGTCCCGCGGACTTTACTCCCTTGCAATCCGTTGTTAAACAACACGTCAAACACGCCATTCTTTTCGGTAAAAGTGCCGTCAGGTTACGTGAAGCCCTTGAAGGGGTTACGCCAGTAACCATCGTCAATACATTGAAAGACGCGGTAACAAATGCGAATAAAATAGCCAATGCGGGAGATGCCGTTCTTTTGTCTCCGGCTTGTGCCAGTTACGATATGTTTAAAAACTACAAACACCGTGGCGATGAGTTTGTAAAATGCGTCACAAAGATAACACAACAACCCTGA